A genomic segment from Peribacillus sp. ACCC06369 encodes:
- a CDS encoding aminoglycoside phosphotransferase family protein, protein MNNECSKFEELVQKLDPGNKLIRTWELKGGISAQVTGLELLQSTGQIIKMIIRQHGDNDLKRNPNIAADEHKLLGILKSAGLPVPTPYYFESCGFFSKPCILIEFIEGKPEFTPSNLNDHILQIASNLAKIHRVDCANLSLSFLPKLENSYVEMLNKERVIKDEGLNLSLIRDVLKSFMPLSSMNKEVILHGDYWPGNILWKEDKLVSIIDWEDSGLGDPLADLANSQLEISFHYGMEAMNDFSNQYKSMMPEVNFTNLPFWQLFAALRLSSFPEWGLEKSKENIWRERHKSFVHQAITQIGKN, encoded by the coding sequence ATGAATAATGAATGTAGTAAGTTTGAAGAATTGGTTCAAAAGTTGGATCCAGGAAATAAGCTCATTCGCACATGGGAATTAAAAGGCGGGATTTCTGCACAGGTGACAGGACTTGAATTGTTACAATCTACAGGGCAAATCATAAAAATGATCATTCGTCAGCATGGTGATAATGACTTGAAACGGAATCCAAATATTGCGGCAGATGAACACAAGCTCTTAGGAATATTGAAATCTGCAGGTTTGCCTGTACCGACTCCCTATTACTTCGAATCCTGCGGGTTTTTTTCCAAACCATGTATACTTATCGAGTTTATTGAGGGCAAGCCAGAGTTCACCCCCTCAAATCTTAATGATCATATCTTACAAATTGCAAGCAATCTAGCAAAGATCCATCGTGTTGATTGTGCAAATCTATCTTTATCATTCCTGCCCAAACTAGAAAATTCATATGTAGAAATGTTAAATAAAGAAAGGGTAATCAAGGACGAAGGATTAAATCTGAGCTTAATTAGAGATGTGTTAAAATCATTCATGCCATTATCCTCAATGAATAAGGAAGTGATCCTTCATGGTGATTATTGGCCTGGAAATATATTATGGAAGGAGGATAAATTAGTTTCCATTATTGATTGGGAAGACTCAGGCTTAGGGGACCCTTTGGCTGACCTTGCCAATAGCCAACTCGAAATTTCATTTCATTATGGAATGGAAGCAATGAATGACTTCTCCAATCAATATAAATCCATGATGCCTGAAGTGAATTTTACAAACTTACCCTTCTGGCAATTATTTGCTGCATTACGGTTATCTTCATTTCCTGAATGGGGCTTGGAAAAAAGCAAGGAAAATATCTGGCGGGAAAGACACAAGTCATTTGTTCATCAAGCGATTACCCAGATTGGAAAAAATTAA
- a CDS encoding alpha/beta hydrolase, which produces MKIEKYKVETLQGTLQYNISGSGKPNIVLINGGSGPMEGWMKILPAISESSSVFSYNRLGVAGSDKPKENQDGINIVNTLREALTIVGFKPPFLLVGHSLGGLYANLYARLYPNEVEGIVFLESSHPKDISLNEYQGKAVRIINKIFKMFDSLSSHKKFNEVNFVKKTINQIHQINEFPDIPVFVITGGQENRMMPEEVRKKRLENQLELLSLSRNSKHIVAEKSGHFPQLTEPTVVIDSIKDCAEKITNHSQ; this is translated from the coding sequence TTGAAAATAGAGAAATATAAAGTGGAAACACTGCAAGGGACGTTACAATATAATATTAGTGGAAGCGGAAAACCCAATATAGTTTTGATTAACGGTGGTTCGGGACCGATGGAGGGTTGGATGAAAATCCTACCGGCAATTTCGGAATCATCATCAGTATTTTCCTATAATCGTTTGGGGGTTGCTGGCAGCGATAAACCGAAGGAAAACCAAGACGGGATAAATATTGTTAACACTTTACGTGAAGCACTAACAATAGTGGGCTTTAAACCTCCTTTCTTATTGGTTGGACATTCGCTAGGCGGCTTATATGCTAATTTATATGCCAGACTTTATCCAAATGAAGTAGAAGGAATTGTTTTTTTGGAATCCAGCCACCCGAAAGATATAAGTCTTAATGAATATCAAGGCAAGGCAGTAAGAATCATTAATAAGATCTTCAAGATGTTTGATTCCTTATCTTCACATAAAAAATTCAACGAAGTTAATTTTGTAAAAAAAACTATAAATCAAATCCATCAAATTAATGAATTTCCCGATATACCTGTATTTGTCATTACAGGTGGACAAGAAAATCGAATGATGCCAGAGGAAGTTCGAAAAAAACGACTTGAGAATCAATTGGAATTACTTTCATTGTCAAGAAACAGCAAACACATTGTCGCTGAAAAAAGTGGACATTTTCCACAATTAACCGAACCAACTGTAGTGATTGACTCAATAAAAGATTGTGCAGAAAAAATAACAAACCATAGCCAATAA
- a CDS encoding N-acetylmuramoyl-L-alanine amidase, with amino-acid sequence MVKVFIDPGHGGTDPGSVGNGLKEKDLTLSIATRIKDILLIEYNNVFVKMSRTQDTSVSLNDRTNQANAWGADFYLSIHINAGGGTGYEDYIYTSTNQVTKTYQDYIHSEVMKLINIQDRGQKTGDLHVLRETDMPALLTENGFIDNVNDAAKLKTSFFIESLARGHVNGLVKCFKLTKKSTAVYHNVDSGDTVYSLSMTYGSTVQQIKDWNGLDSQFTITVNQKLRVK; translated from the coding sequence ATGGTAAAAGTGTTTATTGATCCCGGCCACGGTGGTACGGATCCAGGCTCGGTGGGGAATGGATTGAAAGAAAAGGATTTAACTTTATCCATTGCAACTCGAATAAAAGACATCTTATTAATAGAATATAATAACGTTTTTGTAAAAATGAGCAGGACCCAAGATACGTCCGTCTCTTTAAACGATCGGACGAATCAAGCGAACGCTTGGGGAGCTGACTTCTACCTCTCCATCCACATTAATGCTGGCGGCGGCACTGGGTATGAGGATTACATTTATACGTCAACTAATCAGGTAACGAAAACGTATCAAGATTATATTCATTCAGAGGTCATGAAGCTTATCAACATCCAAGACAGAGGACAAAAAACAGGAGATCTACATGTACTCCGTGAAACGGATATGCCTGCACTCCTGACTGAAAATGGATTTATTGATAATGTCAATGACGCAGCCAAGTTGAAAACGTCATTCTTTATCGAATCACTGGCTCGCGGACATGTAAACGGTTTAGTTAAATGCTTCAAACTTACAAAGAAAAGTACTGCTGTATACCACAATGTCGATAGTGGGGACACCGTATATTCCTTAAGTATGACCTATGGCAGTACTGTTCAGCAAATTAAAGATTGGAACGGTCTTGACAGTCAGTTCACCATTACAGTAAACCAGAAATTGCGGGTGAAATGA
- a CDS encoding XRE family transcriptional regulator: MHIGERIKMLRKERKMTQEDLANILKVAPTAVSAWESGRNKPLMDKLSMMSSCFEIPLSHLIEGAPIVRNNPTMEFLNEKNVRLIGVYGNIPAGEPNFTNEYIEAYMPTLNSMLKSNEEYFFLRVKGNSMNKEFSDGSLILVEKTTYVESGKIGVVMVNGHDATVKKVNINEENITLMPCSTDPFYEEKTYNIKNDRVRILGKVVQAIKIYD; the protein is encoded by the coding sequence ATGCACATTGGTGAACGTATTAAAATGTTAAGAAAAGAAAGAAAAATGACACAAGAAGATTTGGCAAATATATTAAAAGTGGCCCCAACGGCAGTATCAGCTTGGGAATCCGGACGGAATAAACCTTTAATGGATAAATTGAGCATGATGTCCTCATGCTTTGAAATCCCGCTGTCCCACCTTATTGAAGGAGCACCAATCGTTAGAAACAATCCTACAATGGAATTTTTAAATGAAAAGAATGTAAGATTAATTGGTGTCTACGGAAATATCCCTGCTGGAGAGCCTAATTTCACCAACGAATATATAGAAGCGTATATGCCGACATTAAATTCCATGCTAAAATCGAATGAAGAGTATTTTTTCCTTAGAGTGAAAGGCAACAGCATGAACAAAGAATTCAGTGACGGATCATTGATCCTTGTTGAAAAAACAACCTACGTCGAAAGCGGAAAAATTGGTGTGGTTATGGTAAATGGTCACGATGCCACAGTCAAAAAAGTGAATATTAATGAAGAAAATATCACACTCATGCCCTGCAGCACGGATCCTTTTTATGAAGAAAAAACCTATAACATCAAAAATGATAGAGTCCGAATTTTAGGAAAAGTGGTTCAAGCCATTAAAATATACGATTAA
- a CDS encoding helix-turn-helix transcriptional regulator: protein MTNVKFTLKQARKYKGLTQDEMAKVLKMAKRTYIDYEQYKIPLRIDKAYMFAECVGFSIDDIIFFDPDLHFKCS, encoded by the coding sequence ATGACAAACGTTAAGTTCACACTTAAACAAGCGAGGAAGTATAAAGGATTAACTCAAGACGAAATGGCTAAAGTGCTAAAGATGGCCAAGAGAACCTACATTGATTATGAACAATATAAGATTCCTTTGCGAATTGATAAGGCGTATATGTTCGCTGAATGTGTAGGATTCTCGATCGACGATATCATTTTTTTTGACCCTGACCTACACTTCAAATGTAGTTGA
- a CDS encoding tautomerase family protein yields MPLIRFDLIEGRDKNSLRKLLDAAHRAVVKAFDVPEKDRYQIVHQHPAHELIIEDTGLGFKRSKNLVVISVTSKQRREDQKQYFYKVLVQELGENCGIEPNDIMVSIVTNGDADWSFGLGEAQFLNGKL; encoded by the coding sequence ATGCCACTAATCAGATTTGATTTAATCGAAGGGCGAGATAAGAATTCTTTAAGAAAGCTATTGGATGCTGCTCACCGGGCAGTTGTTAAAGCTTTCGATGTACCCGAAAAAGATCGATATCAAATAGTTCATCAGCATCCAGCTCATGAATTAATAATAGAAGATACCGGGTTAGGTTTTAAGAGAAGTAAGAACTTAGTAGTAATAAGTGTAACTAGTAAACAAAGAAGGGAAGATCAGAAGCAATATTTTTATAAAGTTTTGGTTCAAGAGTTGGGAGAAAATTGTGGAATAGAACCAAATGATATTATGGTTTCAATTGTTACCAATGGGGATGCTGATTGGAGTTTTGGACTAGGGGAAGCCCAATTTTTAAATGGTAAATTATAA
- a CDS encoding alpha/beta fold hydrolase: protein MAKPNISSAGKLKPPSETFNPGDWFLGSIPPNLDTNRPPIVFVQGKNGSSTSWYGETDYHGVNDMYTKAYEAGYQTVFVQLYDSAGNGSASQYANGRLLAQMLAEISNHFGGEKVNIIAHSKGGPDTQAALVHYGAHQYVGRVITLASPHHGSNLADLAYSWYAGWLGSLLGQKDEGTYSLQVGKMAEFRSVTDNHVNSRKNMYFTVAGMNRGPVLSALSMGGQYLSSYGENDGLVNVWSTKIPYASHLFTDPNYDHDNIRVGSAVFSRIEPYLRSNSTAGIPGLNVNYKERVEDDVITTALSQTVLGDVLQQNVWNEKSFHVNEAAPGNITIYTASNDVEVELISPSNKKYAPSLKVHSAKNETSFFNGATIQTFIRNNLEIGDWRVRLKTKSPKDAYLFTAHFNEKNPITLSMAGKVKQKDAKFLIKNPMNDNKRPISTTFSVHLIDENGNEIREKSSIKVMDAENFSGTLPEVPKSGVYNVTIDVKEKNVNGTERTRTLIRSVYIEK, encoded by the coding sequence ATGGCTAAGCCTAACATTTCCTCAGCAGGAAAATTGAAGCCGCCATCCGAAACTTTCAACCCAGGGGATTGGTTTTTGGGAAGTATCCCTCCCAATCTTGACACAAATAGACCTCCGATCGTTTTTGTCCAAGGGAAAAATGGCAGTTCAACCAGCTGGTACGGTGAAACAGACTATCATGGTGTCAATGATATGTATACCAAAGCATATGAAGCCGGTTACCAAACGGTTTTTGTTCAGCTTTATGATTCAGCTGGAAATGGATCAGCGAGCCAATATGCTAATGGAAGGCTGTTAGCTCAAATGCTTGCAGAAATCAGTAACCATTTCGGCGGCGAAAAAGTAAATATAATAGCCCACAGTAAAGGGGGGCCAGACACCCAAGCGGCTCTAGTACACTATGGAGCGCACCAATATGTCGGAAGGGTCATCACTTTAGCGTCCCCTCATCACGGTTCTAACCTAGCTGATTTGGCTTATAGCTGGTATGCGGGCTGGCTTGGTTCCCTATTGGGTCAGAAAGATGAAGGAACTTATTCTTTACAAGTTGGTAAAATGGCGGAATTTCGATCTGTCACGGATAACCATGTTAACTCCCGTAAAAATATGTATTTCACCGTGGCCGGTATGAATAGGGGGCCGGTTCTTTCAGCTTTATCAATGGGTGGACAATATTTATCTTCATATGGAGAAAATGATGGTCTAGTGAATGTTTGGAGTACAAAAATACCCTACGCATCACATTTATTTACGGATCCCAACTATGATCACGACAATATTCGAGTAGGTTCAGCAGTATTTTCAAGAATTGAACCCTATTTAAGAAGCAATTCTACTGCTGGGATTCCTGGTTTAAATGTCAATTATAAAGAACGGGTTGAAGATGATGTCATCACAACCGCACTCTCTCAAACCGTCCTGGGAGATGTCCTGCAACAAAATGTCTGGAACGAAAAAAGTTTCCATGTAAATGAAGCAGCCCCAGGTAATATAACCATATATACAGCTTCAAATGATGTCGAGGTCGAATTAATTTCTCCTTCCAATAAAAAGTATGCACCTTCCTTAAAAGTTCATTCTGCAAAAAATGAAACTTCCTTTTTTAATGGTGCCACCATCCAAACATTTATTAGAAATAACCTAGAAATTGGTGACTGGAGAGTTCGACTGAAGACTAAATCGCCAAAAGACGCATACCTGTTCACAGCACATTTTAACGAAAAGAATCCCATTACATTAAGTATGGCCGGAAAAGTTAAGCAAAAAGATGCAAAATTTTTAATAAAGAATCCAATGAATGATAACAAAAGGCCAATCAGCACAACATTTTCGGTTCATCTAATAGATGAAAACGGTAATGAAATTCGTGAAAAAAGCTCCATTAAGGTAATGGACGCCGAAAATTTTTCTGGTACTCTTCCAGAAGTACCTAAATCAGGTGTTTATAATGTAACGATTGATGTCAAGGAAAAAAATGTGAATGGTACTGAAAGAACCCGTACATTGATTCGTTCGGTCTATATAGAAAAATAG
- a CDS encoding LysM peptidoglycan-binding domain-containing protein, with amino-acid sequence MNLIETSDLTKYDASNEEVYHIVKKGESVSELAKAYGSTQVQIQQWKGWPILISLK; translated from the coding sequence GTGAATCTAATCGAAACAAGTGATTTAACTAAATATGACGCAAGCAACGAAGAGGTCTATCATATAGTCAAAAAGGGGGAATCCGTCTCTGAACTTGCCAAAGCATATGGTTCTACACAAGTGCAGATTCAACAGTGGAAGGGTTGGCCGATCTTAATCTCATTAAAGTGA
- the lexA gene encoding transcriptional repressor LexA, with product MTKLSKRQQDILDFIKEEVRQKGYPPSVREIGEAVGLASSSTVHGHLSRLESKGLIRRDPTKPRAIEILNLEEANNIPKVNVVNVPLLGKVTAGMPITAIENIEEYFPLPESMVPHDDHVFMLEIMGESMIEAGIHDGDYVIVKQQSSANNGDIVVAMTEDDEATVKRFFKEPDYIRLQPENSNMEPIILRDVSILGKVIGLYRQIH from the coding sequence ATGACTAAACTATCAAAACGGCAGCAAGATATCCTTGATTTCATTAAAGAAGAGGTCCGCCAAAAAGGGTATCCACCTTCCGTACGGGAGATTGGTGAAGCAGTTGGACTTGCATCAAGTTCAACAGTACACGGACATTTATCCCGCCTGGAAAGTAAAGGCCTGATAAGACGTGACCCAACCAAGCCGAGGGCCATTGAAATACTGAATTTGGAGGAAGCGAACAATATCCCCAAAGTTAATGTCGTGAACGTTCCGTTACTTGGAAAAGTAACAGCGGGCATGCCGATAACGGCCATCGAAAACATAGAAGAATACTTTCCGCTTCCCGAAAGCATGGTTCCGCATGATGACCATGTATTCATGCTGGAAATCATGGGTGAAAGTATGATCGAAGCAGGAATTCATGATGGAGATTATGTCATCGTGAAACAACAAAGCAGCGCCAATAATGGAGATATCGTCGTGGCCATGACGGAAGATGATGAAGCCACTGTAAAACGATTCTTTAAGGAACCGGATTACATAAGGCTTCAGCCTGAGAACTCGAATATGGAACCAATTATTTTAAGAGATGTTTCGATACTTGGAAAAGTTATAGGCTTATATAGACAAATACACTAA
- a CDS encoding LysM peptidoglycan-binding domain-containing protein, whose protein sequence is MKKLYKNYISTILLAGSVFIFSILFSCTLDNDQKKDFLSIEVSEGDTLWGIAEEYEEADLTKKEFIGWIEEHNGVRADTIKPGQVIVIPVKGEELVQNLASQQ, encoded by the coding sequence ATGAAAAAATTATACAAAAATTATATTTCTACGATTCTATTAGCGGGATCGGTATTCATCTTTTCAATTTTATTCTCTTGTACATTAGACAATGATCAAAAAAAGGATTTCCTTTCTATAGAAGTAAGTGAAGGCGACACCCTATGGGGAATTGCCGAAGAGTATGAAGAAGCTGATTTGACAAAAAAAGAATTCATTGGTTGGATAGAAGAGCATAATGGAGTCAGGGCGGATACGATTAAACCTGGTCAAGTCATTGTCATACCGGTTAAAGGGGAAGAACTTGTTCAGAATTTGGCCAGTCAGCAGTAA
- a CDS encoding recombinase family protein: MKAVIYCRVSTEKESQETSLARQEDELVKLAEKMDVEVVSIIKEQASGYELNRDGIFDMLELFKTKEAEVLLIQDETRLGRGNAKIALFHVILKEDVKIYTLSHDGELELSDSDAMVIQIVGIVEEYQRKLHNLKIKRGMIRAVEKGYRPQKNLHNQRNSTGRERMEIPIEEIIKLRANGLTFAEIAATLRGFGYNVSKATVNRRFLEHQLNTEESQS, from the coding sequence ATGAAGGCAGTAATCTATTGTAGGGTTAGCACAGAAAAAGAATCCCAGGAAACATCATTGGCACGGCAGGAAGATGAATTAGTTAAATTGGCGGAAAAGATGGATGTGGAAGTTGTTTCCATAATAAAAGAACAGGCAAGCGGTTATGAGTTAAATCGGGATGGCATATTTGACATGCTTGAACTATTTAAAACCAAAGAAGCTGAAGTTCTATTAATCCAGGACGAAACTAGACTGGGGAGGGGAAATGCCAAAATAGCCCTTTTCCATGTCATCCTTAAAGAAGACGTGAAAATTTATACGCTCTCACACGATGGAGAACTTGAGTTATCTGATTCGGATGCCATGGTCATCCAGATAGTCGGTATTGTAGAAGAATATCAAAGGAAACTACATAATCTAAAAATAAAACGCGGGATGATAAGAGCGGTTGAAAAAGGATACCGTCCGCAAAAAAATCTTCATAACCAAAGGAATTCTACTGGAAGGGAACGTATGGAGATTCCAATTGAAGAAATTATTAAACTCCGGGCCAATGGATTGACATTTGCAGAAATCGCAGCCACTTTAAGGGGCTTTGGATACAATGTATCTAAAGCCACTGTGAACAGGCGTTTTCTCGAACATCAACTCAATACAGAGGAAAGTCAATCATAG
- a CDS encoding DUF896 domain-containing protein, translating to MLSKEKLARINELSKKAKAEGLTEVEAKEQTQLRSEYLETFRRSMSDTLEHVKVVDPEGNDVTPQKIKSIKEKRNLH from the coding sequence ATGCTATCAAAAGAAAAATTAGCCCGTATTAATGAACTTTCAAAAAAGGCCAAGGCTGAAGGTTTGACGGAAGTTGAGGCGAAAGAGCAAACCCAATTAAGAAGTGAGTATTTGGAGACATTCAGACGGTCCATGTCCGATACGTTGGAGCATGTGAAAGTCGTTGATCCAGAAGGTAATGACGTCACTCCTCAAAAGATAAAGAGTATTAAAGAAAAAAGAAACTTACATTAA